TAGAGGTAGTCGCCGCCGGACCGGGCCTCTGCCGGGGCGGGTCCCGCGGCGGCCAGCAGCAGGGCGGCCGTCGCCGTCAGACCCGCGCGCGCCGCTCGTCGCCGTGCTGTCGCTGTGGTGGTGTGCGTCATTCCCGATGCATCGGCACGGCGGCCTCGGAACCCCACCCGGGCTCACCCGAACGGGAGCACGCGGGCGCGTACCGTGCGGCGAGCTCGAAGGCGGCGAGCACGACCCGGGACTGGTACTCGATCTGGCGCGGGACCGGGATCCAGCGGGCCCCGCAGCCGTCGCGGTAGTCGGCGCACCACAGGTCGATGAGCCGGTCCAGCTCCGGCAGCGCGCCCGCCGGGTCGACGCCCGCGCGGGTGACGAGCTGGTGGAGGAGTCCGGCGGTGCGCAGGGCCAGGCGTCGGCCCGCGATGCGCAGTGCGGTCAGGTGGCCGGCGCTGAGCGGGGGCAGCGGGCGGCCGCCGTCGGTGACGTCGGGGTCCCAGGCGTCGGCGAGGCCGGGGCCGACCAGTAAATAGTCCTCGACCGGGGAGAGCAGCCGCGCCGCGTCCGGGGTGTCCGAGACATGCGGGCGGATCCGGGCCAGGACGTCCTCCAGGAGCCGCGCGTCGTGGCGCAGGGCGTGGCTGACGGTCCGCAGCACTGCGGCCCCGTCGGCGGGCGTACCGGCGTCCTCGACGGCGGCCACGCCCCACATGGGCGCCTCCACGACGGCGGTCACGGTGCCGTACGGGTGCGGGTGGTACCAGGTCGACTCGACGGCGGCTTCCGTTATGGCGGCGGCCAGGTCGCCCCGGCGCGGCGGCGGGATGCGGTAGACGGCCGGGCCCAGGCACGGCCAGTAGAGCGTGTCGTACGGTCCGACCTCGCGCGGGATGCGCAGCCGGGCGGCGGTGTGGGCGACGTGCCGGGCGATGCCGGGCAGGTCGTGGGTGAGTTCGACGAAGCCGCCGCCGACGTCGACGCCGTGCAGGGAGCACTGGAGGAAGGGGCGCAGCTCGTCCTGGAGGGCGAGGAGGGTGCGGGTCTCCGGGAGCGCGGCGGCCTCCGCTCCGTCCGGGAGCCACTCCGGCTGTTCGCCGAAGCCCGGCCGGAAGAAGTTCCGGAAGTAGCGGTCGAGGGAGTACGGGCCGCGCAGCCAGCCCTCGTTGCGGCGCAGGCCGTCGGGGTCGAGGCAGAGCAGGAGGTTCCAGGTGGCGTCGGCCCCCGCGGTGAGCCGGGTGTCGGCCAGGGCCCGCTCGGCGAGTCGGAGGACGGTGCCGCCGCCCACGGGCTCGTTGGCGTGCGGTCCGGCGACGACGAGGGCCTGGCGGCTGCCGTGGCCGACGGAGAGCAGCCACAGCGGGTTGCCCGCGCGTGAGGTGCCGACCCGGCGCAGCCGGGCGTCCGCGGGATGGCGGGCGACGAGCGCCGCGGCCCGTGCGCCCAGCTCGTCGACGGTCGGGTAGCGGAGGAGGGGCGGCAGGGCACACCTCCACAATGTGGTGCCGTCGGTTCACCTGGTGTGCATGGTGTACGCACAGTCAGTCACGAGTTGGGGGGTACGTCAACACCGTGCGGAGGAAAGGGCTTTGGGTCGCGACGGCACGTAAAGCCCAGGCCAGAGGTGAGGTTGGGCTCAGTTGACCGCGAGCCGGAAGGCCATCCGCCCGAACCCGACCTGGTCGCCCTCACGGACGACGGCGGCACCGATGACCCGACGGCCGTTCACGGTGGTGCCGTTGGTGGAGCCGAGATCGCGCAGCACCCACATGCCGCCCTGCCGGGTCAGTTCGGCGTGCACACGGGAGACCGTCTCGTGGGTCAGCCTGAGGCCGTTCGCCGGATCCCGTCCGATGCGCAGCGCGTGACCGCTGCCGGGGTGCGGCAGCAACAGCTTGGGCAGCCGCTCGGCCTGCCACGCCCTGCGCAGCCGTACGGTGAAGCCGGAGACCGCCTCGACGGTGCCGAACACCAGCCGGGAGACGCGGTTCTCCTGGGGCAGATCGGCGGTGAGCGCGGCGAGTTCGTCGGACCGGCGGGCGATGAGGGCCAGTTCCATGCGGCGCACGAACGTGTCGTGCGACAGGCGGCCCATGGCGACGCCGTCACGGAGCACCTTCAGCGCCTTGTCGCGCTCCACGTCGGAGAGCCGCGCGGGGTACGTGTTGAACTCGAAGGACGACGTCACGTTGGTGATTGTCGGGCAGTGAACCCCGGGTGTCCAGAAAACGAGACAACGGCCGCCACGCGCGCGTACCTGACGACACCTGCCACAAAGGGGCTGATTCCGAGGCGGATTGATCGTGTTTGAAGCACCATGGACGGGCTACATCCCGGTGAGCCGACGAAGGGGACCGTCCGTGCAGTTCGAGGTGTGGGCACCGCAGGCCGGCCGTGTGACGCTCCATTGCGAGGGCGCCACGCGCGCGTTGGAGCGCGATCCGGACCGCGCGGGATGGTGGTGGACGCAGGCGGAGGCCGGGGACGGCACCCGCTACGGATACGCGCTGGACGACGGCCCGGTGCTGCCCGATCCGCGCTCCCGGCGCCAGCCGGACGGCCCGGACGGGCCCAGCGCGGTCGTCGAGCACGAGCGCTACGCCTGGCGTACCCACTGGGCGGGCCGCCCCCTGCCGGGCGCGGTCCTGTACGAGCTGCACGTGGGCACCTACACGCCCGAGGGCACGCTGGACGCGGCCGCCGCCCGCCTTGAACACCTCGTCGAACTCGGCGTGACCCATGTCGAGTTGATGCCGCTGTGCCCCTTCCCCGGGCGCCACGGCTGGGGCTACGAGGGCGTCTCCCTGTGGGCCGTGCACGAGCCCTACGGCGGCCCCGAGGCCCTGAAGCGTTTCGTGGACCGCGCCCATGAACTGGGCCTCGGGGTCGTCCTGGACGTGGTGCACAACCACCTCGGCCCGTCGGGCAACTACCTGCCCGCCTTCGGGCCGTACTTCACGGACACGCATCACACTCCCTGGGGTTCCGCGGTCAACCTGGACGCGCCCGGCTCGGACGAGGTGCGCGCGTATCTGCTGGGCAGCGCGCTGTCCTGGCTGCGGGACTACCGGATCGACGGGCTGCGCCTGGACGCCGTGCACGCGCTGGCGGACACCCGCGCGTGCCACTTCCTCGAGGAGCTGTCGACGGCTGTCGACGCCCTCGCCGCCGACCTGGGGCGGCCGCTGTTCCTGATCGCCGAGTCGGACCTGAACGACCCGCGGCTCATCACGCCCCGCGCGCAGGGCGGTCTCGGGCTGCACGCGCAGTGGAACGACGACTTCCACCACGCCCTGCACACCGCGCTGACCGGCGAGTCCCAGGGTTACTACGCCGACTTCGCCCGCGCTCCCCTGGCCGCGCTCGCCAAGACGCTCACCGGCGGTTACTTCCACGACGGCACCTGGTCCAGCTTCCGCGGCCGCGGCCACGGGCGTCCGCTGGACCGCACCCGCGTGGCGGCGCACCGGCTGCTCGGCTACTCCCAGACCCACGACCAGGTCGGCAACCGCGCCCAGGGCGACCGGCTGGCGGCCTCCCTTTCCCCCGGTCTGGCGGCCTGCGCGGCGGCGCTGGTGCTGACCGCGCCCTTCACGCCCATGCTGTTCATGGGTGAGGAGTGGGCGGCGGGCACGCCCTGGCAGTTCTTCACCGACCACACCGATCCCGAGCTCGCCGAGGCCGTACGGCGGGGCAGGCGGCGGGAGTTCGCGGAGCACGGCTGGGCCGAGGAGGACGTGCCCGACCCGCAGGACCCGGCGACCCGGGACCGCTCCTGCCTCGACTGGTCCGAGCTCGGGCGCGAACCCCACGCGCGCGTGCTGGCCTGGTACCGCCGGCTCCTCGCGCTGCGGCACGAACAGCCGGACATCACCGACCCGGACCTCGCCGACACCAAGGTCGCCTACGACGAGGACCAGCGCTGGCTCGCCTTCCGCCGCGGGGACGTCCGGGTGGCCGTGAACCTCGCGAAGTCCCCGGCGGCCATCCCCCTGGGTCCCCGCGAGGCCCGTGTCCTGGCGGCCTGGGAGCCGGTGGAGGCACCGGGCGCGGACGGGGTGCTGCATGTGCCCGGCGAGTCGTGCGTGGTGCTGCTCCAGGCATGACCTGACGGCTCCTCCCTCGCCTCCCCTGCTCAGGCGAGGGCGGACAGGGCGGGCGCTCCCTGGTGGTGGGCCCGTATGCGCAGGCCTCGGACGACGATCACGCCGAGTCGGACGACGACCTCCCCGAAGGCCATGAGGACCAGGGCGGCCACCCACGCCTGCGCACTGGTGATGTCGTGCTCGGCGGAGAAGTGGGCGATGTGCGCCCCGCCGGAGGTGTGGGAGGTCCAGACCGCGAAGCCGAGCCGGAAGCCCATGCTGACCACCCACAGCGCCGCCGCGCCCAGGGTCGCCTTGACCCGTATGTGCCCGTCGGCGAATCGCACGCGGGTGATCAGGCCCCCGGCCAGTCCGAAGGCGATCCCGATTCCGGCGAACAGCCCGATCAGCAGGGGGTCGTTGCCCGCCGTGGGGATGTGGTGCAGGTAGGTGGTGCCCGCCCAGGTGATCAGGGCGAGGGGCAGCAGCACCGTGCGAAGGGTCAGCCGCTCCTCGCGCAGCTGCCGGAAGACCACGAGGAGAAGCGCCACGTCGATGAGCCAGTCGGAGATCGTCATGCTTCGACTATCCGGCTCGGACCCGGTCACGCGCCTCGGCCCAGGGGTGGACGGCGGGTGGAAAAGTGCAGGTGGAGACGGCTCCACCCACCCGTCTACAGTTCCGCGTCGTCCGTCTCCTCGTCCCGCAGTTCCGTGACCCGTTCCAGCAGGATCGCCTCCCAGGCGCGGCCGAGGCGGGTCCTCAGGAGGCCGAGCGGCGCGCCCTGCCGGCGTTCGAGGGCCGCGGCGAGGTGGATCACGGTGTCGCAGCGGGCGAGCCAGAGGCCGCGCAGGCAGGGGCGGGCGCCGTACCCGGCGAGGGTGGCGGCGCGGACGGCGGCGGGGGCACCGACGGCGACGGCGAGGCCCGCGATGTCCTCGGCGGGGTCGCCGACGATCGTGTCGGTCCAGTCGAGGACGCCCCGCACCCGGCCGTCGGCGCTGACCACGAGGTGTTCGCCGGTCAGGGCGTGGTGCACGAGGACCGCGCTGCCGGGCTGCGCGGCGAGCTGGACCGCGGCGGCCGAGGTGAGCTGCTGGAGCCGGGCCGGGTCGAACTCGTCTGCCGCGCGCAGGAGTTCGGCGGCCCGGCCGGCCTCCCGGCGCAGCGCCTCGAGGGAGCGCGGGGCGAGGCGCGGGACGCCGAGCGCCTCCGCCTGCCGTACGGGCACCTCGCGCAGTCCGGTGAGCAGCCCGGCCAGGTCGGCCTCGCCGACGGCGGAGACGTCGTGCTCCTCCGCCGAGCCGCCGGGCACCTTGGTGTCCAGCGTGTACGCCAGCCCTGGCGCCCACTCGCCCTGCGCGACGCTGGTCGGCACCGCGACCGGGACGTGCGGGCGGACCAGGTCGCGCAGGCGCAGTTCGCGGCGTCGGCGGGTCGCGGCCGCGCGGTCGGCGGAGAGGCGCAGCACATGGCGGGTGCCGACCCACCAGGTGGCGTGCTCGCCGCCCTCGGCGACGGGCCGGACCTCGGGCCCGCCGGTGTCCGCCGTGCCGTCCTTGAGCAGGGAACGGACCAGCCGGCGGACCGTGTCCGCGGTGGGTGTCGGTGCCTGGGTCATGGTCGCGCCGTAGTCAGTCGAGGGGTGGAAGGGCTCCTGGGGGTTCGGTCAGTCCACTATGACCATCTCGCGGGTCGTGTCGTTGAGCCTGCGGCCGCCGTCCTCGGTGACCGTGACGATGTCCTCGATGCGTACCCCGAAACGGCCCGGCAGATAGACACCGGGCTCCACGGAGAAGCACATGCCCGGCACGAGGGGCTGTTCCTCGCCCTCGATCATGTACGGCGGTTCGTGCGTGGTGACGCCGATGCCGTGCCCGGTGCGGTGGATGAAGTACGCGCCGTACCCGGCGTCCGCGATGACCGCGCGGGCTGCCCGGTCGACCTCCTGGCAGGCCGCTCCGGGCCGTACCGCGCCGTAGCCCGCCTCCTGGGCCGCGCGGACGAGGTCGTGCACCCGGCGTTCCTCGTCGGTGGGTTCGCCGACGTGGACCGTGCGGGAGGTGTCGGAGCCGTAGCCGTCCTTGAGGCCGCCGAAGTCGAGGACGACCATGTCGCCGCGTTCGATGACCCGGTCGCCGACCTCGTGGTGCGGGTTGGCGCCGTTCGGTCCTGAGGCGACGATGGTGAAGTCGACCTGGGAGTGGCCGAAGCGGCGCAGCAGGCCGGCGAGGTCGGCGGCGACCTCGGACTCCCGGCGGCCGCCGAAGGGAACCTTCCGGATCTCCTCGAACGCCGCGTCGGCGGCCGCGCCCGCCGCTGCCAGCAGCTCCAGTTCCGCCCGGTCCTTGACGGCCCGGAGCATCGGCAGGGCCTCGGTGAGCGAGGCGTACGACGTGCCGGGCAGTGCCTTCTGGAGGCCCAGCAGGTGCATGGCCCAGGCGTTGTCGCTGATCCCGAACCGGCCGCCGGTGTCGAGGAGGGCGGCGGTGGCGGCGTACGGGTCCTTGCCGTCGGTCCAGTCCCGCAGGGTCAGGGCGCTCGCGCCGGCGGCCTTGGCGGCGTCCGGGGCCTCCAGGGTGGGGACGACGAGGACGGGTTCCTGGCCGGGGGCGAGGACCAGCAGGGTGAGGCGTTCGGTGGCGGCGGTGGGCGCGTAGCCGGTGAGCCAGACCAGGTCCGGCCCCGGGGCCACCAGCAGGCCCGCGAGCCCTGCCTCGGCGGCCGACCGGGCCGCGCGCTCCATGCGCGCCCTGTAGTCGTCGGCGGCGAAGGGCGCTGCGGTGCCGGTCATCCGGGCCTCCCTGGGCGGGTGTGGGTCTTGGGCAGCATCCTGCCCGTACGGCGTGGGCGGCGCGAGCCGGTCGACACGTCTTTCCGGCGCCGCGCGTAAAGCGCCTCCCGCGCGTCAGC
Above is a window of Streptomyces griseorubiginosus DNA encoding:
- the treZ gene encoding malto-oligosyltrehalose trehalohydrolase — protein: MQFEVWAPQAGRVTLHCEGATRALERDPDRAGWWWTQAEAGDGTRYGYALDDGPVLPDPRSRRQPDGPDGPSAVVEHERYAWRTHWAGRPLPGAVLYELHVGTYTPEGTLDAAAARLEHLVELGVTHVELMPLCPFPGRHGWGYEGVSLWAVHEPYGGPEALKRFVDRAHELGLGVVLDVVHNHLGPSGNYLPAFGPYFTDTHHTPWGSAVNLDAPGSDEVRAYLLGSALSWLRDYRIDGLRLDAVHALADTRACHFLEELSTAVDALAADLGRPLFLIAESDLNDPRLITPRAQGGLGLHAQWNDDFHHALHTALTGESQGYYADFARAPLAALAKTLTGGYFHDGTWSSFRGRGHGRPLDRTRVAAHRLLGYSQTHDQVGNRAQGDRLAASLSPGLAACAAALVLTAPFTPMLFMGEEWAAGTPWQFFTDHTDPELAEAVRRGRRREFAEHGWAEEDVPDPQDPATRDRSCLDWSELGREPHARVLAWYRRLLALRHEQPDITDPDLADTKVAYDEDQRWLAFRRGDVRVAVNLAKSPAAIPLGPREARVLAAWEPVEAPGADGVLHVPGESCVVLLQA
- a CDS encoding aminopeptidase P family protein, with product MTGTAAPFAADDYRARMERAARSAAEAGLAGLLVAPGPDLVWLTGYAPTAATERLTLLVLAPGQEPVLVVPTLEAPDAAKAAGASALTLRDWTDGKDPYAATAALLDTGGRFGISDNAWAMHLLGLQKALPGTSYASLTEALPMLRAVKDRAELELLAAAGAAADAAFEEIRKVPFGGRRESEVAADLAGLLRRFGHSQVDFTIVASGPNGANPHHEVGDRVIERGDMVVLDFGGLKDGYGSDTSRTVHVGEPTDEERRVHDLVRAAQEAGYGAVRPGAACQEVDRAARAVIADAGYGAYFIHRTGHGIGVTTHEPPYMIEGEEQPLVPGMCFSVEPGVYLPGRFGVRIEDIVTVTEDGGRRLNDTTREMVIVD
- a CDS encoding DUF1707 and FHA domain-containing protein produces the protein MTSSFEFNTYPARLSDVERDKALKVLRDGVAMGRLSHDTFVRRMELALIARRSDELAALTADLPQENRVSRLVFGTVEAVSGFTVRLRRAWQAERLPKLLLPHPGSGHALRIGRDPANGLRLTHETVSRVHAELTRQGGMWVLRDLGSTNGTTVNGRRVIGAAVVREGDQVGFGRMAFRLAVN
- a CDS encoding phosphotransferase; amino-acid sequence: MTQAPTPTADTVRRLVRSLLKDGTADTGGPEVRPVAEGGEHATWWVGTRHVLRLSADRAAATRRRRELRLRDLVRPHVPVAVPTSVAQGEWAPGLAYTLDTKVPGGSAEEHDVSAVGEADLAGLLTGLREVPVRQAEALGVPRLAPRSLEALRREAGRAAELLRAADEFDPARLQQLTSAAAVQLAAQPGSAVLVHHALTGEHLVVSADGRVRGVLDWTDTIVGDPAEDIAGLAVAVGAPAAVRAATLAGYGARPCLRGLWLARCDTVIHLAAALERRQGAPLGLLRTRLGRAWEAILLERVTELRDEETDDAEL
- a CDS encoding M14 family zinc carboxypeptidase, which translates into the protein MWRCALPPLLRYPTVDELGARAAALVARHPADARLRRVGTSRAGNPLWLLSVGHGSRQALVVAGPHANEPVGGGTVLRLAERALADTRLTAGADATWNLLLCLDPDGLRRNEGWLRGPYSLDRYFRNFFRPGFGEQPEWLPDGAEAAALPETRTLLALQDELRPFLQCSLHGVDVGGGFVELTHDLPGIARHVAHTAARLRIPREVGPYDTLYWPCLGPAVYRIPPPRRGDLAAAITEAAVESTWYHPHPYGTVTAVVEAPMWGVAAVEDAGTPADGAAVLRTVSHALRHDARLLEDVLARIRPHVSDTPDAARLLSPVEDYLLVGPGLADAWDPDVTDGGRPLPPLSAGHLTALRIAGRRLALRTAGLLHQLVTRAGVDPAGALPELDRLIDLWCADYRDGCGARWIPVPRQIEYQSRVVLAAFELAARYAPACSRSGEPGWGSEAAVPMHRE